A genomic region of Chryseobacterium sp. KACC 21268 contains the following coding sequences:
- a CDS encoding pyridoxal-phosphate dependent enzyme, protein MLQIPEHKIPITEIETKFDVQIFIKREDLIHPTISGNKFWKLFLNVNQYLESKPENPLLITFGGAFSNHIASVSAFGKAFGIKTIGIIRGNELENNWQENPTLSEASKNGMDFHFVSREDYQNKEKLSEKFSIQYPNSLIIPEGGSNESAVEGVQHMLGNDTKDFDYLCTAVGTGGTIAGISKFAEAGQKVLGIKVVRDDSLEKTILEWSGKENFELVNADENRYGKISEENVRFINWFFEEYQIPLDPIYTGKLMQTIFELAEKGFFPKGSKILTFHTGGLQGIKGANLFLKSKGRIQINEFP, encoded by the coding sequence ATGCTTCAAATTCCGGAACATAAAATCCCCATCACAGAAATCGAAACCAAATTTGATGTCCAGATTTTCATCAAAAGGGAAGACCTTATTCACCCAACAATTTCCGGAAACAAATTCTGGAAACTCTTCCTCAATGTCAATCAATATTTGGAATCCAAACCTGAGAATCCCTTGTTAATAACTTTTGGTGGCGCATTTTCCAATCATATTGCGTCAGTTTCAGCTTTCGGTAAAGCGTTTGGAATCAAGACGATTGGAATCATCCGCGGAAACGAATTGGAAAACAACTGGCAGGAAAATCCCACACTTTCCGAAGCTTCAAAAAACGGAATGGATTTTCATTTTGTGTCAAGAGAAGATTATCAAAATAAAGAAAAACTCTCGGAAAAATTTTCAATTCAATATCCGAATTCATTGATTATTCCGGAAGGTGGAAGCAATGAATCGGCTGTGGAAGGTGTGCAACATATGCTGGGAAACGACACCAAAGATTTTGATTATCTTTGCACCGCAGTTGGAACCGGCGGAACAATTGCCGGAATTTCCAAATTTGCGGAAGCTGGTCAAAAGGTTTTAGGCATCAAGGTTGTAAGAGATGATTCGCTGGAAAAGACAATTCTGGAATGGAGTGGAAAGGAAAATTTCGAATTGGTAAATGCTGATGAAAACCGTTATGGCAAAATATCAGAAGAGAATGTCCGTTTTATAAATTGGTTCTTTGAGGAATATCAGATTCCGCTGGACCCGATTTACACAGGAAAGCTGATGCAGACTATTTTTGAATTGGCAGAAAAGGGATTTTTCCCGAAAGGTTCAAAGATTCTGACATTTCATACGGGCGGATTGCAAGGCATCAAAGGCGCGAATTTGTTTTTGAAAAGCAAAGGAAGAATTCAGATAAACGAATTTCCATAA
- a CDS encoding transketolase family protein — protein sequence MKYTYTEKKDTRSGFGAGLAELADTNPNVVALCADLIGSLKMEKFIEKAPERFFQTGIAEANMMGLAAGLTINGKIPFAGTFANFATSRVYDQIRQSIAYSNKNVKIAASHAGVTLGEDGATHQILEDIGMMKMLPGMTVINPCDYNQTKAATLAAAEHEGPVYLRFGRPVVPVFIPEDMPFEIGKGILLQEGTDVTIVATGHLVWESLLAVEELEKVGISCEVINIHTIKPLDEEIILKSVEKTGKLVSAEEHNFLGGLGESIAGMLSRRRPTPQEFVAVHDTFGESGTPAQLMKKYEIDAEAVVKAVKKIIERTK from the coding sequence ATGAAATATACATACACAGAAAAAAAAGATACACGTTCAGGCTTCGGAGCTGGTTTGGCAGAATTGGCTGACACCAACCCAAATGTTGTCGCACTTTGCGCAGATTTGATAGGCTCTCTGAAGATGGAAAAATTTATAGAAAAAGCACCGGAAAGATTCTTCCAGACCGGGATTGCTGAGGCCAATATGATGGGCTTGGCAGCTGGTCTTACAATCAACGGGAAGATTCCTTTTGCAGGGACTTTCGCCAACTTTGCAACATCCAGAGTTTACGACCAAATTCGTCAGTCGATTGCTTATTCAAACAAAAATGTAAAAATCGCAGCTTCCCACGCCGGAGTAACCTTGGGCGAAGATGGCGCAACACACCAGATTTTGGAAGACATCGGAATGATGAAAATGCTTCCTGGGATGACGGTGATCAATCCTTGCGATTACAACCAGACCAAAGCCGCAACTTTAGCCGCAGCAGAGCACGAAGGCCCAGTTTATCTGAGATTCGGTCGTCCTGTCGTTCCCGTTTTCATTCCAGAAGATATGCCTTTCGAGATTGGAAAAGGAATTCTTTTGCAAGAAGGAACAGACGTTACCATCGTTGCAACCGGACATTTGGTTTGGGAATCATTGTTGGCAGTGGAAGAGTTGGAGAAAGTAGGAATTTCTTGCGAGGTCATCAATATCCACACAATCAAACCGTTGGACGAAGAAATCATCCTTAAGTCTGTAGAGAAAACTGGAAAATTAGTTTCTGCAGAAGAGCACAATTTCCTTGGCGGTTTGGGCGAATCTATCGCTGGAATGTTGTCCAGAAGAAGACCGACACCTCAAGAATTTGTAGCCGTTCACGATACTTTCGGAGAATCAGGAACGCCGGCACAGTTGATGAAAAAATACGAAATCGATGCAGAAGCGGTCGTAAAAGCAGTCAAAAAAATCATCGAGAGAACAAAATAA
- a CDS encoding transketolase, protein MSKSIEELKSLSTQIRRDILRMVHDVNSGHPGGSLGCTEYFVALYGEIMNYKLPFTMEGKGEDLFFLSNGHISPVFYSTLARSGFFPVAELATFRKLDSRLQGHPTTHEGLPGVRVASGSLGQGLSVALGAAQGKKLAGDDSLVYTLQGDGELQEGQNWEAFMYAAGKKVDNIISTIDYNGRQIDGDTDTVLPLGDLHAKLEAFGWLVLEEKNGNDLEAVIGILNRAKAETGNGKPVAIILHTEMGSGVDYMMGSHSWHGKAPNDEQLDTAFKQLYLEAPTDY, encoded by the coding sequence ATGAGCAAATCTATTGAAGAGTTGAAAAGCCTTTCAACGCAGATCAGAAGGGACATTCTTAGAATGGTTCACGATGTTAACAGCGGACATCCAGGAGGTTCTCTTGGTTGTACAGAATATTTCGTAGCACTTTATGGGGAAATTATGAACTACAAATTACCTTTCACGATGGAAGGTAAGGGCGAGGATCTGTTTTTCCTCTCCAATGGTCATATTTCACCAGTATTCTACAGCACTTTGGCAAGATCTGGATTCTTTCCGGTTGCAGAATTGGCTACTTTCAGAAAGCTGGATTCAAGATTGCAAGGTCACCCGACCACGCACGAAGGTTTGCCAGGTGTAAGAGTAGCATCAGGATCTTTAGGTCAAGGTCTTTCCGTGGCTTTAGGCGCTGCGCAAGGCAAAAAATTGGCTGGTGATGACTCTTTGGTTTACACACTTCAAGGTGATGGCGAATTGCAGGAAGGTCAGAATTGGGAAGCTTTTATGTATGCCGCTGGTAAAAAAGTGGACAACATCATCTCTACCATAGATTACAACGGAAGACAAATTGATGGAGATACGGATACGGTCCTGCCATTGGGAGATCTGCACGCCAAGCTGGAAGCATTCGGATGGTTGGTTTTAGAAGAGAAAAACGGTAACGACTTGGAAGCTGTGATTGGAATCTTGAACCGAGCGAAAGCAGAAACAGGAAACGGAAAACCAGTAGCGATCATACTTCATACAGAGATGGGAAGCGGCGTAGATTATATGATGGGAAGCCACTCTTGGCACGGAAAAGCACCAAATGATGAGCAGTTGGACACTGCTTTCAAACAATTGTACCTAGAAGCTCCAACTGATTATTAA
- a CDS encoding PhoH family protein, with protein MFEINYELEGINTKTFYGVQNQNFNLIKSSFPTLKITGRDNFVFAMGNRETLDLLKKKLDDVSDYISKHNSLEVKQLESLLKLKDDSEKQLVFDQDIIVKGVNGKVIKAKTTNLKKLVKVSEKKDMVFAIGPAGTGKTYTSVALAVRALRDKEVKRIILTRPAVEAGESLGFLPGDLKEKLDPYMQPLYDALRDMIPHEKLEGYMEKRIIEVAPLAFMRGRTLDEAFVILDEAQNTTHSQMKMFLTRMGMNAKFIITGDPSQIDLPKNQQSGLKESMTILKDVEEIGFVHLTEEDVVRHPVVKKIIMAYNSIERK; from the coding sequence ATGTTCGAAATAAATTATGAACTCGAGGGTATAAACACCAAAACTTTTTATGGTGTTCAGAATCAAAATTTCAATTTGATAAAGTCCAGCTTCCCCACACTCAAAATCACTGGTAGAGATAACTTTGTCTTCGCAATGGGAAACAGAGAAACCTTGGACTTGCTGAAGAAAAAATTGGATGATGTCTCCGATTATATTTCCAAGCACAATTCCTTAGAAGTAAAACAATTGGAATCTCTACTCAAACTTAAGGACGATTCCGAAAAGCAATTGGTCTTCGATCAGGATATCATCGTAAAAGGTGTCAACGGAAAAGTAATAAAAGCCAAAACTACCAATCTTAAAAAACTGGTAAAAGTTTCTGAAAAGAAAGACATGGTTTTTGCCATTGGACCGGCGGGAACAGGAAAAACTTACACCAGTGTTGCCTTGGCAGTAAGAGCGCTTCGCGATAAAGAAGTGAAAAGAATCATTCTTACAAGACCGGCAGTAGAAGCTGGCGAAAGTCTTGGTTTCCTTCCTGGTGATCTCAAGGAGAAATTGGATCCATATATGCAGCCTCTGTACGATGCATTAAGAGATATGATTCCGCACGAAAAGCTGGAAGGCTACATGGAGAAAAGAATTATCGAAGTAGCACCATTGGCATTTATGAGAGGTAGAACGCTGGATGAAGCTTTTGTAATCCTAGATGAAGCGCAAAACACCACACATTCTCAAATGAAGATGTTCCTGACCAGAATGGGTATGAATGCGAAATTTATCATCACAGGCGATCCAAGTCAAATTGATTTACCGAAAAATCAGCAGTCAGGTCTCAAAGAATCTATGACCATTCTGAAAGATGTAGAAGAAATTGGCTTTGTGCATCTTACGGAAGAAGATGTCGTGAGGCATCCGGTTGTGAAGAAAATCATAATGGCTTACAACAGTATTGAGAGGAAATAG
- a CDS encoding SAM-dependent chlorinase/fluorinase, whose translation MSVITLTSDYGLVDHRVASMKGKILSWSEEVKVVDITHNITAYNLLQTAYIVRNAYKFFPEGSIHIVAVDSFYHKSRKNIIAKIDGHYFISADNGITNLMFFDIKPEAIYEITLNNRFDDKVIFPATEIFVPAAMHLYKGGLPEVIGRKIKSIKEVSFPRAIYNEAEKMIIGEVMYIDNFGNVVSNISRKFFEKYASISEKFTVKFRNIVSSKVSDQYTDVVTDWDREQESHGKSSVIFNDAELLEITIYKGNVLNGASSLFGMTTGEKIYIEFE comes from the coding sequence ATGTCAGTCATTACACTCACTTCAGATTACGGCCTTGTGGACCATCGCGTTGCAAGCATGAAAGGTAAAATCCTAAGCTGGAGCGAGGAAGTAAAAGTGGTTGACATTACACATAACATTACGGCTTACAATCTTTTACAAACAGCGTACATTGTCCGAAATGCTTATAAATTCTTTCCGGAAGGCAGCATCCACATCGTTGCGGTGGACAGTTTTTATCATAAATCTAGAAAGAATATCATTGCTAAAATTGACGGTCACTATTTTATTTCTGCTGATAATGGAATTACAAATCTGATGTTTTTCGACATCAAGCCGGAAGCTATTTATGAAATTACGCTAAACAACCGTTTCGACGACAAGGTGATTTTCCCTGCAACTGAAATCTTTGTTCCTGCTGCAATGCATCTTTATAAAGGAGGTTTGCCGGAAGTGATTGGAAGAAAAATAAAATCTATAAAAGAAGTCTCTTTTCCAAGAGCAATCTATAATGAAGCTGAAAAAATGATCATCGGAGAAGTGATGTACATAGATAATTTTGGAAATGTAGTTTCTAATATTAGTCGAAAATTTTTTGAGAAATACGCTTCAATTTCAGAGAAATTCACTGTGAAATTCAGGAATATTGTTTCGTCCAAAGTATCGGATCAATATACAGATGTTGTGACAGACTGGGACAGAGAACAGGAATCTCATGGCAAATCATCTGTCATCTTCAATGATGCAGAACTCCTGGAAATCACCATCTACAAGGGCAATGTTTTGAACGGCGCTTCCTCCCTTTTCGGAATGACTACAGGCGAAAAAATTTATATCGAATTTGAATAA